A genomic segment from Ptychodera flava strain L36383 chromosome 8, AS_Pfla_20210202, whole genome shotgun sequence encodes:
- the LOC139139213 gene encoding delta-like protein 3, with translation MVNLTSCFSALILAAVFLLIFPSQSMGFMRRLKSDPCRFNQCRNGGRCHSLSHGYFCSCPRGYRGTRCQSGTGPCEYFHCLNGGTCQDIGGWASCGCAAGYYTRDCSASVCDDIVCQNGGTCVVDYGSPNCVCAPGYQGDRCENSAII, from the exons ATGGTAAACTTGACCAGCTGTTTCTCTGCGCTCATTTTGGCGGCAGTTTTTCTGCTGATTTTTCCGTCACAGTCAATGGGCTTTATGAGGA GACTCAAATCCGACCCATGTCGATTCAACCAGTGTAGGAACGGCGGTCGCTGCCATTCGCTCTCTCACGGATACTTCTGCAGCTGTCCCCGAGGATACAGGG GTACACGTTGTCAATCAGGAACTGGACCGTGTGAGTATTTTCATTGCTTGAACGGTGGGACTTGCCAG GATATTGGAGGTTGGGCATCGTGCGGCTGTGCTGCCGGCTACTACACACGGGACTGCTCCGCCAGTGTGTGTGACGACATCGTCTGTCAAAATGGAGGCACCTGTGTGGTGGATTACGGTTCGCCAAATTGCGTCTGTGCACCGGGTTACCAAGGTGATCGCTGCGAAAATTCTGCCATCATTTGA